TTCCTATCAGCTATCCAACAACATCAACAAGAAGGTTGATGAGCCCCACCGCGGATGCACGTACGGGCCGCAAGGCCTATGCCGACTGTCGCAGGGATTGTCGTAATACGGGGATAAATATACAAAGAGACCAGCAGGAAGTCTACACCCTCTGTTGTCACCCACATTAGGCAGATGCGGCGTTGTCGAGCAACACGTTCACGTAAGTCTGGTAAGGGATGCCCGCGGCGGCGGCCTTGCGTTTGATCGATTCCACCGTTTTGACCTTGAGCCTTATGGAATACATCTTCTTTTCTTCCTTGGCCTCGGCAATAGCGCGACTGATACGCGCAATGGATTCCTCCAGCGTCTCCGACTCATGACCGCCGGTGATAACCATCGGATCTCTCATCGAGGTGTCGTTTTCAAGCGCTTCAATCTCCTCTTTAGACAAGAAATCGTCAACCAGCTTGAACCCTTTGGGCAGCCTAACCTTCTCGCACTTTTTGCACTTCGTCTTCATGAGCTCTCCTTACAGTTATCAAAGTTTTCAAATCGTCA
This Fibrobacter sp. UWB15 DNA region includes the following protein-coding sequences:
- a CDS encoding CopG family antitoxin, coding for MKTKCKKCEKVRLPKGFKLVDDFLSKEEIEALENDTSMRDPMVITGGHESETLEESIARISRAIAEAKEEKKMYSIRLKVKTVESIKRKAAAAGIPYQTYVNVLLDNAASA